One part of the Streptomyces lydicus genome encodes these proteins:
- a CDS encoding ABC transporter substrate-binding protein yields MRTHLKLATATAATMLALTTLTACGGGSSAGAADGKDGKIKIMVGGLDKVIYLPARLTQQLGYFEDEGLHVTLLTEPAGVQATTSLISGDVQGVVGFYDHTLDLQVKGKQVESVVQLAHAPGEVEVVSDKAAGSLTSAKDFKGKKLGVTGLGSSTDFLTKYLAVKNGVQTNEFTPVAVGAGQTFISALQQGSIQGGMTTDPTVAQIVDKKLGKVLIDMRTPEGSKEALGGPYPSSSLYMNTDWVNGHKDTVRKLARAFVKTLKWMSTHSAEQIAAKMPSDYAQGGKQLYAQAIKDTLPMFTKDGVMPADGPATVERVLKAFNPNLKNATVDLKKTYTTEFVKK; encoded by the coding sequence ATGCGCACCCACCTCAAGCTCGCGACCGCCACGGCCGCCACGATGCTGGCCCTCACCACGCTGACCGCCTGCGGCGGGGGATCCTCCGCCGGAGCGGCCGACGGCAAGGACGGCAAGATCAAGATCATGGTGGGGGGCCTCGACAAGGTCATCTACCTGCCCGCCAGACTGACCCAGCAGCTCGGCTACTTCGAGGACGAGGGCCTGCACGTCACCCTGCTCACCGAACCGGCCGGGGTGCAGGCCACCACCTCGCTGATCTCCGGTGACGTCCAGGGCGTCGTCGGCTTCTACGACCACACCCTCGACCTCCAGGTCAAGGGCAAGCAGGTGGAGTCGGTGGTGCAGCTCGCCCACGCCCCCGGCGAGGTCGAGGTGGTCTCCGACAAGGCCGCGGGCAGTCTCACCTCCGCCAAGGACTTCAAGGGCAAGAAGCTCGGCGTCACCGGCCTCGGCTCGTCCACCGACTTCCTCACCAAGTACCTCGCGGTGAAGAACGGGGTGCAGACCAACGAGTTCACGCCGGTGGCGGTCGGCGCCGGCCAGACCTTCATCTCCGCCCTCCAACAGGGTTCGATCCAGGGCGGGATGACGACCGACCCGACGGTCGCGCAGATCGTGGACAAGAAGCTGGGCAAGGTCCTCATCGACATGCGGACGCCCGAGGGTTCCAAGGAGGCGCTCGGCGGCCCGTACCCCTCCTCCAGCCTCTACATGAACACCGACTGGGTGAACGGCCACAAGGACACCGTGCGCAAGCTGGCCCGGGCCTTCGTGAAGACCCTCAAGTGGATGTCCACCCACTCCGCCGAGCAGATCGCCGCCAAGATGCCGTCCGACTACGCGCAGGGCGGCAAGCAGCTCTACGCCCAGGCGATCAAGGACACCCTGCCGATGTTCACCAAGGACGGCGTGATGCCGGCCGACGGCCCGGCGACCGTCGAGCGGGTGCTGAAGGCGTTCAACCCCAACCTCAAGAACGCCACGGTGGATCTGAAGAAGACCTACACCACCGAGTTCGTCAAGAAGTAG
- a CDS encoding trypsin-like serine peptidase — translation MHSRSGSPVAAGPEQVFSDLREVAARVRDGLSWEIPESLEELPADELPAGQIAQFAQQERTRVLSAGVTGLEKLAEGRAAEISDDESFGMEAIVLLEGRPAILVQHHDFAPQQGDWSVLDGHRDAIRESLARVGRVELSGHLSLDWLGTAFLVGPDTVLTNRHVAVEFARGDGRGWSFQQGIRANVDTGEEYGDTAPGGGGPSYDVVEVVGIHEDVDLALLRVAPPAGAGALPTPLAVAADAPADLPGRPVYCVGYPAYDGRRNEPESMRRIFMDIYNVKRLQPGTATGLVPGQDALGHDCSTLGGNSGSPVIDLADHRVLGLHFGGRYGSGNFAVPLWQLVDDPLLARADINFV, via the coding sequence ATGCACAGCAGGAGCGGATCACCGGTGGCGGCCGGGCCCGAACAGGTCTTCTCCGACCTGCGGGAGGTCGCGGCGCGGGTGCGGGACGGGCTCTCCTGGGAGATCCCCGAATCCCTGGAGGAACTGCCCGCCGACGAGCTGCCGGCCGGGCAGATCGCGCAGTTCGCCCAGCAGGAGCGGACCCGGGTGCTGTCGGCGGGCGTCACCGGGCTGGAGAAGCTCGCCGAGGGGCGGGCGGCCGAGATCAGCGACGACGAGTCCTTCGGCATGGAGGCCATCGTGCTGCTGGAGGGCCGGCCCGCGATCCTCGTGCAGCACCACGACTTCGCGCCGCAGCAGGGCGACTGGTCGGTGCTGGACGGCCACCGGGACGCGATCCGGGAGTCGCTCGCGCGGGTCGGGCGGGTCGAGCTGAGCGGGCACCTCAGCCTGGACTGGCTGGGCACGGCCTTCCTGGTCGGACCCGACACGGTACTGACGAACCGGCATGTGGCGGTGGAGTTCGCCCGGGGTGACGGCCGCGGCTGGAGCTTCCAGCAGGGCATCAGGGCCAATGTCGACACGGGTGAGGAGTACGGCGACACCGCTCCGGGGGGCGGCGGCCCGTCCTACGACGTCGTCGAGGTGGTGGGCATCCACGAGGACGTCGATCTGGCCCTGCTGCGGGTGGCGCCGCCGGCCGGGGCCGGGGCGCTGCCGACGCCCCTGGCGGTGGCCGCGGACGCGCCCGCCGACCTGCCCGGGCGCCCGGTGTACTGCGTCGGCTATCCGGCGTACGACGGCCGACGCAACGAACCGGAGTCGATGCGCCGGATCTTCATGGACATCTACAACGTCAAACGCCTGCAGCCCGGCACCGCCACGGGGCTGGTGCCGGGCCAGGACGCCCTGGGGCACGACTGTTCCACGCTGGGCGGCAACAGCGGCTCGCCCGTCATCGACCTCGCCGACCACCGTGTGCTGGGGCTGCACTTCGGTGGCCGTTACGGCTCCGGCAACTTCGCCGTACCGCTGTGGCAGCTGGTCGACGATCCGCTGCTGGCCCGGGCGGACATCAACTTCGTCTGA
- a CDS encoding trypsin-like peptidase domain-containing protein, which yields MSSYLYLSPDEIRQVLDAALETGLADPAVRPLLLDGVMPRYRGTLPLNPAPGRQVHSDLNEMNRVERLVDGTVPLEIWLRNAVAETTEAEPLTVFQRALDEVARKAGGEPDVLAGLPSPAAEIKEEIVHRDDTVPIGFLRGGELAGGAVARIKVPPYQGGAPLQPNGFPHAGTGWLIAPDLLITNHHVVNARAGTGAGRPMADEEDLRLQAEHTTVRFDFDTDEVETAEVTVGELVAADAALDYAVLRLAAGPARPVLRLAERPLVVTRGDYVAVNIIQHPGGQPKRVALRNNLVYEADENDVRYFTDTRGGSSGSPVFTDDWKVVALHRGTRRVENVQFQGRTTAFVNVGTQMRSVLRHLENSSPGVHAEITAAQAAP from the coding sequence GTGAGCAGCTACCTCTACCTCTCCCCCGACGAGATCCGCCAGGTGCTGGACGCCGCGCTGGAGACCGGGCTCGCCGACCCGGCGGTGCGGCCGCTGCTGCTCGACGGGGTCATGCCCCGCTACCGCGGCACGCTGCCGCTCAACCCGGCGCCCGGGCGCCAGGTGCACTCGGACCTCAACGAGATGAACCGGGTGGAGCGGCTGGTGGACGGCACGGTGCCGCTGGAGATCTGGCTGCGCAACGCCGTCGCGGAGACCACCGAGGCCGAACCGCTCACCGTCTTCCAGCGGGCGCTGGACGAGGTGGCGCGCAAGGCGGGCGGTGAGCCGGACGTGCTGGCCGGGCTGCCGTCCCCGGCGGCGGAGATCAAGGAGGAGATCGTCCACCGGGACGACACCGTCCCGATCGGCTTCCTGCGCGGCGGTGAGCTCGCGGGCGGGGCGGTGGCCCGGATCAAGGTGCCGCCGTACCAAGGGGGCGCTCCGCTCCAGCCGAACGGCTTCCCGCACGCGGGGACGGGCTGGCTGATCGCCCCGGACCTGCTGATCACCAATCACCACGTGGTCAACGCGCGGGCGGGCACCGGCGCCGGGCGTCCGATGGCCGACGAGGAGGATCTGCGGCTCCAGGCGGAGCACACCACGGTCCGCTTCGACTTCGACACCGACGAGGTGGAGACGGCGGAGGTCACGGTCGGCGAGCTGGTCGCCGCGGACGCCGCGCTCGACTACGCGGTGCTGCGGCTGGCCGCCGGCCCGGCCCGGCCGGTGCTGCGGCTGGCGGAGCGGCCGCTGGTGGTGACCCGGGGCGACTACGTGGCGGTCAACATCATCCAGCATCCCGGCGGGCAGCCGAAGCGGGTCGCGCTGCGCAACAACCTCGTCTACGAGGCGGACGAGAACGACGTCCGCTACTTCACCGACACCCGCGGCGGCTCGTCCGGTTCCCCGGTCTTCACCGACGACTGGAAGGTGGTGGCGCTGCACCGGGGGACCCGGCGGGTGGAGAACGTGCAGTTCCAGGGCAGGACCACGGCCTTCGTCAATGTCGGCACGCAGATGCGCAGCGTGCTGCGCCATCTGGAGAACAGCAGTCCCGGCGTGCACGCCGAGATCACCGCCGCGCAGGCGGCACCGTAG
- a CDS encoding AAA family ATPase: MSTGPSERPAPPSGLRELFAARLREALHTGGDRTRQVSRARRAYREAACLLARFDPRLLRLPGEKHATGGAVLELVDDCTTLGMPDQPEWALKTEVREETLRALAGPEAARRLLACNIGQLPSGPGPERFALAHLFGHPPATERLGAGELAEALQAVLWLSQVPRVTGLPDPAELQHALERARLLEPLERLVSRAFRGRAREMAALRAYVGTPGAPAEPGRPAAPVPVPPLVIHGPGGMGKSTLLAKLVLDGARDPSGGFPFAYIDFERPTLAIQEPVTLIAEAARQLGVQYPAHRAELDALADECQQAARSQREGQERVTQLHELATTRAVLGRRSSQQFQLLATGRETDLIRRVADVLVRAVAEHKTSPDQPDPPFVMVLDSCEEAQYRGSPALGRTWAIFLALQRAYPGLRFLAAGRAPVDHPAKTTTPLDIELGELDTDASVDVLMSCGVRETDVARELAHRVGGHPLSLRLAARAATLTGDGPGEAGELIRSLPERRREVFRRVDQLLVQGILYDRILSHIADADVRRLAHPGLVLRVITPEIVKQVLAGPCGLRVPAGDRAGELFAALSRLDMVEPVRPGAVRYRGDVRAIMLRLPGGDRTEVMRAVERRAVEYYAARDGLEARAEEIYHRLRLDEDPRAVEERWLPGVERFLAGAQQDMTPRAAGLLTARLGGGAPDKVAAGADQEDWERIAAREVEDLLAQGFAEAASERLGRRRPWTPCSPLHALYAETLNRLGRRDEARRAVAEALGPAEHAGCGEHRLELLLLSARLAQEDGDRRGADRALRTAEDVAMGLGQDLEAMGALLARAQLADDGAEVRSETDQQLAAQLAELPDAVLAGRPVLVRAVASQIYQRAPGALAHALEVVGLPADDETLDELGAAMRRATHRQPALLGRVMEILDDAAGPTRPQAGGAPTGIAGILRLARDRGTLDALARRLLDVPDTSGEIVAGVAAAMGAGSGGRPATAPAAGRTRPEKTSAAGRGGR; the protein is encoded by the coding sequence GTGTCTACCGGTCCCTCTGAGCGCCCCGCGCCGCCGTCCGGACTGCGGGAGCTGTTCGCCGCCCGGCTCCGCGAGGCGCTGCACACCGGCGGGGACCGCACCCGGCAGGTCTCCCGCGCCCGCCGCGCCTACCGGGAGGCGGCCTGTCTGCTGGCCCGGTTCGACCCGCGGCTGCTGCGGCTGCCCGGGGAGAAGCACGCCACCGGCGGCGCGGTCCTGGAACTGGTCGACGACTGTACGACCCTGGGGATGCCGGACCAGCCGGAGTGGGCCCTCAAGACCGAGGTGCGGGAGGAGACGCTGCGCGCCCTGGCCGGGCCCGAGGCCGCCCGGCGCCTCCTGGCGTGCAACATCGGCCAGCTCCCCTCCGGGCCCGGCCCGGAACGCTTCGCGCTGGCCCACCTGTTCGGCCATCCGCCGGCGACGGAGCGGCTCGGCGCCGGCGAACTGGCCGAGGCCCTGCAGGCGGTGCTGTGGCTGTCGCAGGTCCCGCGGGTGACCGGCCTTCCGGACCCCGCCGAGCTGCAGCACGCCCTGGAGCGGGCCAGGCTGCTGGAGCCCCTCGAACGCCTCGTCAGCCGGGCGTTCCGGGGGCGTGCCCGGGAGATGGCGGCGCTGCGGGCCTATGTCGGCACGCCGGGTGCGCCGGCGGAGCCCGGCCGGCCGGCCGCCCCGGTGCCGGTGCCGCCGCTGGTCATCCACGGCCCGGGCGGGATGGGCAAGAGCACCCTCCTCGCGAAGCTCGTGCTGGACGGTGCCCGCGACCCGTCCGGCGGCTTCCCGTTCGCGTACATCGACTTCGAGCGGCCCACCCTCGCCATCCAGGAGCCGGTCACCCTGATCGCGGAGGCCGCCCGGCAGCTCGGTGTCCAGTACCCCGCCCACCGCGCCGAGCTGGACGCGCTGGCCGACGAGTGCCAGCAGGCCGCCCGCAGCCAGCGCGAGGGACAGGAGCGGGTCACCCAGCTGCATGAACTCGCCACCACCCGGGCGGTGTTGGGGCGCCGCTCCTCGCAGCAGTTCCAGCTGCTGGCCACCGGGCGGGAGACCGATCTGATCCGGCGGGTCGCCGACGTCCTGGTGCGGGCCGTCGCGGAGCACAAGACCTCCCCGGACCAGCCGGATCCGCCGTTCGTGATGGTCCTCGACTCGTGCGAGGAGGCGCAGTACCGCGGCTCACCGGCACTGGGCCGGACCTGGGCGATCTTCCTCGCGCTGCAGCGCGCCTACCCGGGGCTGCGCTTCCTCGCCGCCGGGCGGGCACCGGTGGACCATCCCGCGAAGACCACCACACCGCTCGACATCGAACTCGGCGAGCTGGACACCGATGCGTCCGTCGACGTGCTGATGTCGTGCGGGGTACGGGAGACGGACGTCGCCCGGGAGCTGGCCCACCGGGTCGGCGGGCACCCGCTCAGCCTCCGGCTGGCGGCGCGGGCGGCCACCCTCACCGGGGACGGGCCCGGAGAGGCCGGGGAGCTGATCCGCAGCCTGCCCGAGCGCCGCCGCGAGGTCTTCCGCCGCGTCGACCAACTGCTGGTGCAGGGCATCCTCTACGACCGGATCCTCAGCCATATCGCCGACGCCGACGTCCGCCGGCTCGCGCACCCGGGACTGGTGCTGCGGGTCATCACCCCGGAGATCGTCAAGCAGGTACTGGCCGGCCCCTGCGGGCTGCGGGTGCCGGCCGGGGACCGGGCCGGCGAGCTCTTCGCCGCGTTGAGCCGCCTGGACATGGTCGAGCCGGTCCGTCCGGGCGCCGTCCGCTACCGCGGCGACGTGCGCGCCATCATGCTGCGGCTGCCGGGCGGTGACCGTACGGAGGTGATGCGCGCCGTCGAACGCCGGGCGGTCGAGTACTACGCGGCGCGGGACGGGCTGGAGGCGCGCGCCGAGGAGATCTACCACCGGCTGCGGCTGGACGAGGACCCGCGCGCGGTGGAGGAGCGCTGGCTGCCGGGCGTCGAGCGATTCCTGGCCGGCGCGCAGCAGGACATGACACCGCGGGCCGCGGGACTGCTGACGGCCCGGCTCGGCGGCGGCGCTCCCGACAAGGTGGCGGCGGGCGCCGACCAGGAGGACTGGGAGCGGATCGCCGCCCGGGAGGTCGAGGACCTGCTGGCGCAGGGCTTCGCCGAGGCGGCGTCGGAGCGGCTCGGCCGGCGCCGGCCCTGGACCCCGTGCAGTCCGCTGCACGCGCTGTACGCGGAGACCCTGAACCGGCTGGGGCGGCGGGACGAGGCCCGCCGGGCCGTGGCCGAGGCCCTCGGGCCGGCGGAGCACGCCGGGTGCGGGGAGCACCGGCTGGAGCTGCTGTTGCTGTCCGCCCGGCTCGCGCAGGAGGACGGCGACCGGCGCGGCGCGGACCGTGCGCTGCGCACGGCGGAGGACGTCGCGATGGGCCTCGGGCAGGACCTGGAGGCGATGGGCGCGCTGCTGGCCCGGGCCCAGCTGGCCGACGACGGCGCCGAGGTGCGGAGCGAGACGGACCAGCAACTCGCGGCGCAGCTGGCGGAGTTGCCCGACGCGGTGCTCGCCGGCCGGCCGGTGCTGGTGCGCGCGGTGGCCTCGCAGATCTACCAGCGGGCCCCGGGAGCGCTCGCCCACGCCCTGGAGGTGGTGGGGCTGCCCGCCGACGACGAGACGCTGGACGAGCTGGGCGCCGCGATGCGGCGGGCCACCCACCGGCAGCCGGCGCTGCTGGGCCGGGTGATGGAGATCCTCGACGACGCGGCGGGCCCGACCAGGCCGCAGGCGGGCGGGGCCCCCACCGGCATCGCCGGCATCCTGCGGCTGGCCCGGGATCGCGGCACGCTCGACGCGCTGGCCCGGCGGCTGCTGGACGTCCCGGACACCAGTGGTGAGATCGTCGCCGGGGTGGCCGCGGCGATGGGCGCGGGCAGCGGCGGCCGGCCGGCAACGGCGCCGGCGGCGGGCCGCACGAGGCCGGAGAAGACCAGCGCGGCCGGGCGGGGTGGCCGGTGA
- a CDS encoding AAA family ATPase — protein MPLTETEWDLVTTWAQEYLLDTTDPHSQLAQYGFAPEFVSALPLTRVSSENARALVHASRTGIERQLRLVEALTTVDRLAVLPDIVKARDLLERLREDFRAHAARDNFRACVLKNGTEAFIGREDLRETLRRFLADPEKFILLVDGEPGSGRSYTYNFLRHIGQHSGFRPVRVTLSRTSTAAKVVRRLADFVAGPGEGASPLNPTDLNDLLPSIDEAAHWVAGRATAAEERLWLVLDECDELDPSSDVWDFIGQLATALYEHAAARGDQAPRLVLLGYGRAMRQLPYDLRGNLCWDTARPAGPGELHSFFHQVFHEDPPELLRGGPRDASIDELVEVAVDEVLRAIETEAAGGESYMRRLCTAAEGAIRVYRSL, from the coding sequence ATGCCGCTGACCGAAACGGAGTGGGACCTGGTCACCACCTGGGCCCAGGAGTACCTGCTCGACACCACCGACCCGCACTCCCAGCTCGCCCAGTACGGCTTCGCCCCGGAGTTCGTCAGCGCCCTGCCGCTCACCCGTGTCAGCTCCGAGAACGCCCGCGCGCTCGTGCACGCCTCGCGCACCGGCATCGAGCGGCAGCTGCGCCTGGTCGAGGCGCTGACCACGGTCGACCGGCTGGCGGTGCTCCCGGACATCGTCAAGGCCCGGGACCTGCTGGAGCGGCTGCGCGAGGACTTCCGCGCCCACGCGGCACGGGACAACTTCCGTGCCTGTGTGCTGAAGAACGGCACCGAAGCCTTCATCGGCCGGGAGGATCTGCGCGAGACGCTGCGGCGGTTCCTCGCGGACCCCGAGAAGTTCATCCTGCTGGTCGACGGCGAGCCGGGCAGCGGCCGGTCGTACACCTACAACTTCCTGCGCCACATCGGGCAGCACAGCGGATTCCGCCCGGTGCGGGTCACGCTGTCGCGCACCTCCACCGCCGCCAAGGTCGTACGGCGGCTGGCCGACTTCGTCGCCGGTCCCGGCGAGGGCGCCTCCCCGCTGAACCCGACCGACCTCAACGACCTGCTGCCGTCGATCGACGAGGCGGCGCACTGGGTGGCCGGGCGGGCGACCGCCGCCGAGGAGCGCCTGTGGCTGGTCCTCGACGAGTGCGACGAGCTCGACCCCAGCTCCGACGTGTGGGACTTCATCGGGCAGCTCGCGACGGCCCTGTACGAGCACGCCGCCGCCCGCGGCGACCAGGCGCCCCGGCTGGTGCTGCTCGGGTACGGGCGCGCGATGCGCCAACTCCCCTACGACTTACGCGGAAACCTCTGCTGGGACACCGCGCGGCCCGCCGGCCCGGGCGAGTTGCACTCCTTCTTCCACCAGGTCTTCCACGAAGACCCGCCGGAGCTCCTGCGCGGCGGGCCGCGGGACGCCTCCATCGACGAGCTCGTCGAGGTGGCCGTGGACGAGGTGCTGCGCGCCATCGAGACGGAAGCCGCGGGCGGCGAGAGCTACATGCGCAGGCTCTGTACGGCGGCGGAGGGAGCGATCCGTGTCTACCGGTCCCTCTGA
- a CDS encoding alpha/beta fold hydrolase → MPPSVVYVHGNGNKVRPELLKSQWDTALFGHDMGAASRMAYWAPLRYPEPLPDFGPDPLDGAPERDEEAVDVPAGAAPEPPEDFVARTLQEARGETGAAAVEESAAVAGRLRPDESALADWLRDMTYLADTLAEAGTPEEPSAALPLEALWLPRSGRTAVFRLLVQHAFKDVYAYFFGGAGPAMREVVARALDGLDGGPLVVVGHSLGTIIAYEVLQEQGRAVDLLVTVGSPLAVSEVQDHLARPPAVPAGVTAWRNASDLRDLVALDHTLRPEYAPQERITDVLVTNDSRNHHGIAEYLSQREVREPVQRIFGDGGG, encoded by the coding sequence ATGCCGCCCAGCGTGGTCTACGTCCACGGCAACGGGAACAAGGTCCGTCCGGAGCTGCTGAAGTCCCAGTGGGACACGGCGCTGTTCGGCCACGACATGGGCGCGGCGTCACGGATGGCGTACTGGGCCCCGCTGCGGTACCCCGAGCCGCTGCCCGACTTCGGCCCGGACCCGCTGGACGGCGCGCCGGAGCGGGACGAGGAGGCGGTGGACGTCCCGGCCGGTGCCGCGCCCGAACCGCCGGAGGACTTCGTGGCGCGGACCCTGCAGGAGGCGCGCGGGGAGACCGGTGCGGCCGCGGTGGAGGAGTCGGCCGCCGTGGCGGGGCGGCTGCGTCCCGACGAGAGCGCGCTGGCCGACTGGCTGCGGGACATGACGTACCTGGCGGACACCCTCGCGGAGGCCGGCACGCCCGAGGAGCCCTCGGCCGCGCTCCCGCTGGAGGCGCTGTGGCTGCCCCGGTCGGGCCGTACCGCGGTGTTCCGGCTGCTGGTCCAGCACGCCTTCAAGGACGTGTACGCCTACTTCTTCGGCGGGGCGGGGCCGGCGATGCGCGAGGTGGTCGCCCGGGCCCTGGACGGCCTGGACGGCGGCCCGCTCGTGGTGGTCGGGCACAGCCTGGGCACGATCATCGCGTACGAGGTGCTCCAGGAGCAGGGGCGCGCGGTGGACCTGCTGGTCACCGTTGGCTCCCCGCTGGCGGTCTCCGAGGTGCAGGACCACCTGGCGCGGCCGCCGGCCGTCCCCGCGGGGGTGACCGCCTGGCGCAACGCCTCGGACCTGCGGGACCTGGTGGCCCTCGACCACACCCTGCGCCCCGAGTACGCGCCGCAGGAACGGATCACCGACGTGCTGGTGACCAACGACAGCAGGAACCACCACGGCATCGCCGAGTACCTGTCCCAGCGCGAGGTCAGGGAACCGGTGCAGCGGATCTTCGGCGACGGTGGCGGGTAG
- a CDS encoding DNA/RNA non-specific endonuclease produces the protein MTPSASPRAGGAVAGAPAPDTLADRAGYDEGFLGVPVPLPKPSSPDVPTVVLPYTHFTVVLRPDRRTAAATAVCIDGRQLVEHVPRENGWQFDPRVPEDRQMGDDIYADNSLDKGHLVRRLDPVWGAAAEADLANADTFHYTNAAPQADVFNRGKELWQGLENYLLGNAADFDRKLTVLTGPVLHDSDPPYRGVQVPLRFWKVAAFLQDGALAATAYVLDQSPDLSHDFERAMAGATPGAPPPLGAFRTFQVPVSDVVELTTLDLGPLPDADLMPVERAPRERWLRLASHDDIVLGRG, from the coding sequence ATGACCCCATCAGCTTCCCCACGGGCGGGCGGGGCCGTCGCCGGGGCCCCGGCCCCCGACACGCTGGCCGACCGTGCGGGCTACGACGAGGGCTTCCTCGGCGTCCCGGTGCCGCTGCCGAAGCCGAGCAGTCCCGACGTGCCAACCGTGGTGCTGCCGTACACCCACTTCACGGTCGTGCTGCGCCCGGACCGGCGGACCGCCGCGGCCACCGCGGTCTGCATCGACGGCCGGCAGCTGGTGGAGCACGTACCGCGCGAGAACGGCTGGCAGTTCGACCCGCGGGTGCCCGAGGACCGGCAGATGGGCGACGACATCTACGCGGACAACTCCCTGGACAAGGGGCACCTGGTGCGTCGCCTCGACCCGGTGTGGGGCGCGGCCGCCGAGGCCGACCTGGCCAACGCGGACACCTTCCACTACACCAACGCCGCCCCGCAGGCCGATGTCTTCAACCGGGGCAAGGAGCTCTGGCAGGGACTCGAGAACTATCTGCTCGGCAACGCCGCCGACTTCGACCGCAAGCTGACCGTGCTGACCGGTCCGGTGCTGCACGACTCGGACCCGCCGTACCGGGGCGTCCAGGTGCCGCTGCGCTTCTGGAAGGTGGCGGCGTTCCTCCAGGACGGGGCGCTGGCGGCCACGGCCTACGTCCTCGACCAGAGTCCGGACCTGTCCCACGACTTCGAGCGGGCGATGGCCGGCGCGACGCCGGGGGCGCCGCCGCCCCTGGGCGCCTTCCGCACCTTCCAGGTCCCGGTGTCGGACGTCGTCGAACTCACCACGCTGGACCTGGGCCCGCTGCCGGACGCCGATCTGATGCCGGTGGAGCGCGCCCCGCGCGAACGCTGGCTGCGGCTCGCCTCGCACGACGACATCGTGCTCGGGCGCGGCTGA
- a CDS encoding DUF6381 family protein, with the protein MNAQGEARARIQQMRDKAQELKSTAEHTADPDERKRLEEKARRLQSQSEQESMMRGGDIYPSD; encoded by the coding sequence ATGAATGCACAGGGAGAGGCCCGCGCACGCATTCAGCAGATGCGCGACAAGGCCCAGGAACTGAAATCGACCGCGGAACACACTGCCGACCCGGACGAGCGGAAAAGGCTGGAGGAGAAGGCCCGCCGGCTTCAGTCGCAGAGCGAACAGGAAAGCATGATGCGGGGCGGGGACATCTACCCCTCGGACTGA
- a CDS encoding PRC domain containing protein: protein MTDSIWGYRDSAGHRAGTDLTGFTVEAIDGTVGTVDEHSDEAGAAYLVVDTRVWIFGRHILLPAGVISSIDFDRGTIYVARTKKEIEDSPEFDRDRHIGDDEYHRLLAGYYGAPHT, encoded by the coding sequence ATGACGGACAGCATCTGGGGCTACCGGGACAGCGCGGGCCACCGGGCCGGGACCGACCTGACCGGGTTCACGGTCGAGGCGATCGACGGCACCGTGGGGACCGTCGACGAGCACTCCGACGAGGCCGGTGCCGCCTATCTGGTCGTCGACACCAGGGTGTGGATCTTCGGGCGGCACATCCTGCTGCCGGCCGGTGTCATCTCGTCGATCGACTTCGACCGCGGCACGATCTACGTCGCCCGGACGAAGAAGGAGATCGAGGACTCACCGGAGTTCGACCGGGACCGGCACATCGGGGACGACGAGTACCACCGGCTGCTGGCCGGGTACTACGGCGCGCCGCACACCTGA
- a CDS encoding DUF6328 family protein — protein sequence MNALGPRQTSEGRDESPEERADRRWIELLQEVRVIQTGVQILFGFLLTVVFTPRFVTLGTADKGIYVATVLLGAATTGALLGTVTFHRLVTGHRLKPETVVWASRLALVGVVLLLATVTSALLLILRLATSHSAAVPWTVGGLIVWFLLCWFGLPAWVLRRYSSKD from the coding sequence GTGAATGCGCTGGGCCCCCGTCAGACGTCCGAGGGACGCGACGAGTCACCCGAGGAGCGTGCCGACCGGCGGTGGATCGAGCTGCTCCAGGAGGTGCGGGTCATCCAGACCGGTGTGCAGATCCTCTTCGGGTTCCTGCTCACCGTGGTGTTCACCCCGCGGTTCGTCACGCTCGGGACGGCCGACAAGGGCATCTACGTGGCGACGGTCCTGCTGGGGGCGGCCACGACGGGTGCGCTGCTCGGCACGGTGACCTTCCACCGGCTGGTCACCGGCCACCGCCTGAAGCCCGAGACGGTGGTGTGGGCCTCGCGCCTGGCGCTGGTCGGGGTCGTGCTGCTGCTGGCGACGGTCACCTCGGCGCTGCTGCTGATCCTGCGGCTCGCGACGAGCCACTCCGCCGCGGTGCCGTGGACGGTCGGCGGGCTCATCGTGTGGTTCCTGCTGTGCTGGTTCGGGCTGCCGGCCTGGGTCCTGCGGCGCTATTCGTCCAAGGACTGA